The sequence below is a genomic window from Hyla sarda isolate aHylSar1 unplaced genomic scaffold, aHylSar1.hap1 scaffold_38, whole genome shotgun sequence.
ATAATCGGGAGCCTCGTCCTGTACTTATCCCTCAAAGGCTCTTTTCAGAGCCACCACCTCCTCCCACCAGAGCTGTATGATCACCGCCCGTGTAACACCGGGATGTATAAAGAATATAATACAGTgatataaatcccttctatattatcatcactttattatattttatcaatCCCAATACATCTGCCTTTACTAGTTCTAGATCCCCTTATGAACACTCAGCTGAGTCTGTTCTGTAACCAACCATAGTTGTATCTTTCTGTAACACTTGTAGGGTCAGCGCTTGGGGGAAATATAAATATTGTTACAAATCGGCAACAAAAAGATTATAAATCTCTCCACCAGGTGTCACTATTGTAACACATTGTAGATCTTGTGTATAAACTATAAGGATTTACACTGCTGTGATAAATGACGCCCTAAGGATAGACGGGATTATGGCAATTATTAATATACCAGATATTTGGGGATAAATGTAACCCTTTGGGTAATAGGTTGTGTACATATTATTTCCCCCATCCTGAGGGTTAGTTTGCTGCATAGTTTTATTACTATATAAAGTCATGCAGTCCCGAATAGAGTCTGATTGCCTGCCGCTCCCCTATATTCAGTGTGAACACCCGAAATGGGGAAGGGCCGAATAGGGCGAGGATGGGTCCTGCCTCTTTCTAACAAAGAACAATTGTTGACGTCACATGTATTTTGGCGGGCTCATTGGTTGTAAGAATCAGCCAATGGGATGCAGGGGTGGGGTTTACATGAGCCAATGCTGATGAGACCAGGAGTATAAATATTCCGCTCTTTCCTCTCTTCCCATCACTTCTCCGCTGTGTACGTAGAATCATGGCCAGGACCAAGCAGACCGCTCGTAAATCCACCGGAGGGAAAGCTCCCCGCAAGCAGCTGGCTACCAAGGCCGCCAGGAAGAGCGCTCCCGCCACTGGCGGGGTGAAGAAGCCTCACCGCTACCGTCCAGGTACAGTGGCTCTCCGTGAGATCCGCCGCTACCAGAAGTCCACTGAGCTGCTGATCCGGAAGCTCCCCTTCCAGCGCCTGGTGAGGGAGATCGCCCAGGACTTCAAGACCGATCTTCGCTTCCAGAGCTCGGCGGTCATGGCCCTGCAGGAGGCCAGCGAGGCTTATCTGGTGGGACTCTTTGAGGACACCAATCTGTGCGCCATCCATGCCAAGAGAGTCACCATCATGCCCAAAGACATCCAGCTGGCCCGCAGGATCCGTGGGGAGCGAGCTTAGATCTGCCCGAGACCCGCATACAACACAAAGGCTCTTTTCAGAGCCACCAAATTATCTATAGAACGAGCTGATTCCTTATCCTCTCCATTGTTCTGCTCCTATACTCCGCCTGTTTTCATAAGCAGGATCCCGGGATTGTTCTCTGCCTTTAACCCTCAGTGCTGAGTTATGTTCAGTTACTATAGTGATGAAGATCGTGTCCTCTGCAGTGTAATGCGCCTGTGTGTGATCGGTGCTGCTGGCTTCTGTCTCCCGACACTTGGGATCGTAATTGGTGCATAGAGGGGAAACGAGCGGGCACTAAAGGGTTAACTCTAGGCGGAGTTATAGACCCGAATGTTCGCTCATTGGATGATCACCGCAGTTGACTATTTTGAAATCCCCGCTCTTCTTCTGGTCGTTTCTCCCTTTGTCTCGTCCTCTTCCCTGTACACGTGACTACATTCCTCTGGTTTCTGTAAATAGGAAGAAAAAGGCTGCGGAGGGGAAACTGTTGGTGCCGATCAGGGGGATTCTAGTGAGGCTGATGCGGTAGGAGAGAGGACGCTGTGTCCGGGGCTGACATCACAATGGTGGGTGTATACGGGGTcttccctgcagagtatatagaggagccgcGTCCCTGTCCTATTCCAGACCTGATACCGATCACACCCTGCAGCCGGACACTGCTGAGAATGCGGCGGGGAAAGCTATCCTGTATTTTATACATTGTTAGTTTGTAGTGATTTAATGTAATACATTCCGATATTATGTCACTCTGCTGCAAGAGATCGCCCAGTGTGAACACTGACCGTGCGGTTGTTTTACAATCTATTTTACCTGTCAGCGATCACAGTGTATTTAGACCTGATGAAGTCTTATTGGGGGAAGAGATTTCCGGGCCCGTCATTGATGAAATCCTTCCCGATCTGAATATAACGCGTGTCCGTGTGAATATAGCGCTAATAGAAAAGCTCAGGACTAATCTATTAATAGTAAATAATCTCCTAGACCTTCGGTGTTCTCTATCCGAATAAGTGTCCGAGAATCTCAGCCTCCTGGGAGGGAAGGGATAGAGAATGGGAGACTAATAATGGAAGGAAAAAAATGGAGCAAAAGGAACAATTAAATTGATCAGAATAAAAGGAGGAAAGttacaggggaaaaaaataaaatacacatatatacacacacaccatttaTCATGAATCAAAAGTAATCTCAGGACCCTGTGGTTACTAATATTATTGTTTAAAATAGACACCACCGATCTCTCCCCCTCAGGCCGATTTATTCACAAGCTGAGCCGGGACAGCAGGAGGGTGAGCGGTGAGTGTACACCGGCCTTTTACTATTAGTTCAGGACTCTAATTTACGAATATTGCGCATAGGACTCACATTTTCATTGGTAGCATACACACAGTGCGATATCATACATCGTGTCCAACCAAAACTATTCAAATGGTGTTTTATGTTTCTTTATTGGAATGAATATTGAGACATTTTCTTAGTAACAAAGTGTTTCTAGTCTCATTCGTTACATCTAGCGGGATTGTTACTCTTTATAACAACTCAGAATTTCCTTCACTTCACCGATCTGTCTGTTTTACTAGTGCATTAATGGGTTaactattttatgtttttatgtgaTTACTATCTATTTTAACCAATAATCCTAGTATCTAAAGGGCTCTGAGATGACTATTATGTTTCATGATCAATGTTATTGTACTCCGAGCGACCCAGCTGAGAATATCTAGTTTACTACAACTTCCCTCGTTTTATTCTTAATTATATTTGtgtcatttatatttttatttagtcAACATTTTCATTCTACAGCGATAACTGTAGAATGAGCGGGAACATAACAGTTCTATAGTCGGATACAAAGCGCTCATTGTCTCCATGTAATAAGGTGTCAGGACCGGCCGGCTCTGGGGCGATAATTCCCGGGCACTGTATACAGCGAGTGCCGGGATCTATATGTAACCAGCGATGGAGAAGCGCTGACCCCTGATCGGCTGGAGATCCGATGTGTTCAGGAGGTTACAGTATAGGGGGCGCCATCTCTACACTGCGGTCACTTAAGAAAATGTACTCATTACAAGAGAATTAACCCTCAGATACCAACTACATTCGGCACAACCCACACGTAGTCCTACGTAAGAAAAATATAGCAGCTCAAATCCCTTTCACACCCGAGATCAGCGGTGCCAGCTCTGTAGTAGACAATGTGggtggctcttagaagagcctttggtgTTCAGGATGGGTCTGGGATAAGCGGTGATCACTTGTTCTTTGCCGCTTTGCTGCTCTCGGTCTTTTTGGGCAGCAGCACGGCCTGGATGTTGGGGAGGACGCCTCCCTGGGCGATGGTCACCCCTCCCAGCAGCTTGTTCAgctcctcgtcattgcgcacggccaactgcaggtgacgggggatgaTGCGGGTCTTCTTGTTGTCCCGGGCGGCATTACCGGCCAATTCCAGGATCTCAGCGGTTAAATACTCCAGCACAGCGGCCAGGTACACGGGAGCACCGGCGCCCACCCTCTCGGCATAGTTCCCTTTGCGGAGAAGCCTGTGCACACGACCGACGGGGAACTGAAGTCCTGCCCGGGATGAGCGGGTCTTTGCCTTAGCCCGAACCTTCCCTCCTTGTTTGCCGCGTCCAGACATAATGGTAAGTGAATCCCAAATGTTCAAGAGAATCCTCTCCGAGATGTAACTATTATTTTTCCTTCTGCTGCCTTTTATAGGTTTCAGCTCCGCCCTCCGGCTCCTGTGATTGGGTAGATTTGAATCCGGCCAATGGTGACGAGACTTGACCAATAAATAAttcccagggcgtggtttaggacgctcccacaggtcacatgatttgctcCTCCAGTAGAACAGCGAGCAGACAGCATTTCTCATTTGCATGGGCTGCCTATAAATACGGCTGCGGTGGGAGGAGGAAGCATCATTATTCTCTCTCTGTTCTAGTGAAGAAGGATTGTGACTGATCATCATGCCTGATCCCGCCAAGTCTGCTCCAGCGCCCAAGAAAGGCTccaagaaagccgtgaccaagacTCAGAAGAAGGACGGCAAGAagcgaaggaagaccaggaaggaaaGCTATGCCATCTACGTGTACAAGGTGCTCAAGCAGGTCCACCCTGACACCGGCATCTCCTCCAAGGCCATGGGCATCATGAACTCCTTTGTGAATGATATCTTCGAGCGCATCGCAGGGGAAGCCTCCCGCCTGGCTCACTACAACAAGCGCTCCACCATCACCTCCCGGGAGATCCAGACCGCCGTGCGCCTGCTGCTGCCTGGAGAGCTGGCCAAGCACGCCGTGTCCGAGGGCACCAAGGCCGTCACCAAGTACACCAGCGCCAAGTAACCTGCTCCGCCTCCTGCTGTCaccccaaaggctcttctaagagccaccCACATTGTCTATAATAGAGCTGGAGCTTCTCCTGTCTGTATTCCCCGTATTCTCTTCTGTCTATGTGGCCGCTATTCTGTCAGTACAGTCTATTGATACTATATATATTCTGCATCGGGTGAGATCAGAGCGGCGGCTGCGGTTCTCCCTGACTGCAGGGTGTATATTCTCCTGTGCCCACACGTCGTCTCTCCACGATCAATAAATCCTCATTCACTGATCGGGGAATCTATTGATCGGAATCGCTGGGGTTTATTATGAGACACTCATCCTGCTGCTATAATCTTTGTGCACTGACTGGGAGGGGACAATAGAGAAACAAGGAGGATGAGGGTAGTAGTCAGCCACAGAATCAGCCTCTACATCTCGGGGAGATCTCTCCATTGTAATCGGGACCGCGCGCACGGCtgattgttaaccctttagcggcATGTTTACTACAATGAAATGACAAAGGACCCGAGCCCGACTCTACACAGCAGGGAGGACACCACAGTATCAGGGTATTTCTCCGCTCATAGGCAGCATTAATTCTATATAAATCCCGATGGGTCAATGATAATTTATTAATGCCCCTTTCCACACTCACACATTGGCTGATCACAGGACGTTCAGGGTTTGAATTTCCCGCTTCTTCCAGACCCGATAACAATGGAGAGATCCCCCTCATTCTCGTGTATGCCACCAATAAAGATCCTAATCCTATGCGCAATGCTCGCACAGCTGCCGTTGGTTATAATCTTTGGAAATTAATTCTAGTCATGAATTATAAGTAAAAGTCTGGTGTAGATAACCGCACAGCGCTCCCACTCATACACCGATCACCCTCCCGCTGTCTCGGTCTCAGCTTGTGAATAAACCGGCCGTGCATGGAAGCCTGAAGGGGAGAGATCGGTGGTGTCCAGGTGCGGTCTGGATGTTCCCAGTGATAATACTGGAGTAGAGTCCTCGCTAAAGAGTTAATGATTGAAAGTTGTCACAATCTagcgcttgttttttgcgcaaatgaTTTTCCAGTTGTGTGGTGACATAGATGGGGGTAACCAGACGCATTTCAGTGGTTTAGATTATTATCTATTGTAACCAATAATACTACTAGCCCTGTGACTACTTTTATGCTTCATGATCaatgttttattttctttttttgcatctttCCTCGTTTTATTGGTATTATGTTCCATCTTGATTTTTTTGTTATCATATTTTAATTTCAGAAGATTCATCCAAGGCTTTTCTATAGTTAACGCTATATTCACACGGACACGCGTTATATCCAGATCGGGAAGGATTTCATCAATGACGGGCCCTGGAATCTCTCCCCCCACTAAGACTTCATCAGGTTTAAATACACGGTGATCGCTGACAGGTAAAATAGATTGTAAAACAACCGCACGATCAGTGTTCACACTGGGCGATCTTTTCCAGTAATTTAATACATAGAAcaataaaatgtatcaaaaataCTTTCCCCGCCGCCTCCTCTTCAGGAGAAGGTGTCAggctgctgggggagggtgcAGGATGTGATCGGTATCAGGTCTGGAATAGGACAGGGACgcggctcctctatatactctgcagggaagACCCCGTATACACCCACCATTGTGATGTCAGCCCCGGACATAGTGTCCTCTCTCCTTCTACCGCAAAGGCCTCAATAGAATCCCCCTGATCGGCCCCTAACAGTTTCCCCTCCGCCGCCTTTTTCTTCCTATTTACAGAAACCAGAGGAATGTAGTCACGTGTACAGGGAAGAGGACGAGACAAAGGGAGAAACGACCAGAAGAAGAGCGGGGATTTCAAAATAGTCAACTGCGGTGATCATCCAATGAGCGAACATTCGGGTCTATAACTCCGCCTAGAGTTAACCCTTCAGTGTCCTCTGCACCAATTACGGTCACAGGTGTCGGGAGACTGAAGCCAGCAGCACCGATCACACAGGCGCATTACACTGCAGAGGACACGATCTACATCACTATAGTAACTGAACTCAGCACTGAGAGGGTTAACTGCAGAGAACAATCCCGGGATTCTGCTTATGAGAACAGGCggaatatatatacaatatacttgGGTGTGAACAGCTCCATTAACCTACAGGTGTTATAGAGTGAAGGCTTATTTGTCCAGATAGCGGGATATAGATAATTGTTACCCGGATATTATCAGGAGATCTGCATCTTCTATAACACGGACTCTTTAGGGAGGTAATGACTGATATGGTGGGGAGGGAAGTAATGTAATCTGGAGAAGATGAGTGTAGATTGAAACAGTAACTAGAATCACGGAGGAAGATGAGGGCAGTAGTCAGAACATTCAGAGGAGATCCCCCGGAGCAGATAGAGGGAAACACCGATAGACTGATCAGGTGCAGAGATTATggcagaaaagggaaaaaaaaacaccgcaACCACAAGAGCAAAACACCGATCACACAACCTCTCAGTACAGAAGACACAAGGAATTGTAGCCTTTCCATAGAACATGTGGGCGGCTCTGAGAAGAGCCTTTGGGTTGATGAGATGGAGCCGAGTAGAAGCAGAATTAACCTCCGAAGCCGTAGAGAGTGCGGCCCTGGCGCTTGAGGGCGTACACCACGTCCATAGCGGTGACGGTCTTCCTCTTGGCGTGCTCGGTGTAGGTGACGGCGTCACGGATGACGTTCTCCAGGAAAACCTTCAGGACACCGCGAGTCTCTTCATAGATGAGGCCGGAGATGCGCTTCACGCCTCCCCTGCGAGCTAGACGGCGGATAGCAGGCTTGGTGATGCCCTGGATGTTATCCCGGAGCACCTTCCTGTGCCGCTTGGCTCCGCCCTTACCGAGACCTTTCCCTCCTTTACCGCGTCCAGACATCTTCTCTATGTAGCGAGTAGACTGCAGAATACTGAGTGCGGCCGAGTCCTGATTATATAGCACAGGAGCGGACCAGACAGAGAACTGTAACAAATATGACATCATCCGGGGGCGTTTCTTTTAACCAAATTTACATTCCTGACCCCTCCCCTTTTCATTGATTGGCTGAACACGAGACGAGAAGGTTTTGAATATCCCGCCCATTACGAAACGTTTGCTGCATTTTCCGATTCTaaataatcagtttttttttttttttttttttttttttcttaccgcgATTCTCCCCAACAATGTAGAGAAGAGCAGTCGTCATTGTACCGAGCGGGAATGGTGATCGGGCAGGTGTGTGAGCTGTATGTTACACACATGGGAGAGGATCAATAGCAGCACAATAATctgtcaggtgtataatgtgtgtgcggGGAGCAGCAGATGGCAGAACGATTCTTGTGAATGGATCGATCACTCGGGCAGCATTACCAGGTCTACAGGACTGCTCACCCCCCGGGCACCAAGACCCTGCACACATTGTACGACATTATATGGAGCCCCGATATGTGCAATGAGAGTGACCGAGAATAATCGTCCGAGAGCCTGACCCCACGTGTTATATGATAGAAGGGGAGAGAGCGGGAAAACGATCAGCCGAAGATCGGGAATATCACAATCACATGATCTCCGGTGATCAACCAATGAACCTCCAGTATCGGGGCTAATATCTCCGCCCACACAGTTAACCCTTCAGTGTCCTCCTTATGTCTGCTCTTTGCTTTCCCCCTTCATATCCCAATCACGGTCAGCGGTCACTACCCCTAAATCTTTACTGTGCAGTACAGCGCCCCCTATAATCAGACTCCATTCGGGGCTGCATTGGTATTAAAATACCATACAAACAAATAAGCCCAATAATTCTCAGGATGGATAAAACACCATGTGCAAAACCAGCTATCGAAAGAGTTAAATGTACCCCCAAATTTGGGTAAATCATAACTTCCTTAAATCACATCTATCCATAGAGATCGTCTATCACAGCAGTATAAATCCTTCCAGTTACAGTTtatacagatcagatacattGTGTTACAATAGCGACACCTGGTGGTGAGAGCTTTGTATTCTAATCTTTACATGTTACCAAATAGTAACAAGTATTTGTATTTCCCAGGTGCTGATACAAGTTACAGAGGCGCAAATAGATACAACTATGGATGGTGACTAAGACTTTTAAGAGCAGCTGAAATTATTGTGCTGTGTTATTATATCTAGTATAGAATAAACAGGGTGTATAAGTGTCCTAAGGGGATCAGGAACAAATAAATACATCTGTATTGTGCTTGATATAACAAAACATTATAATAAAGTGATGCAATATAGAAGGGTTTGTATATTAGGATGTGGAGTTACAGATTTTCCATCTCCCAGATCCTGAATTATGTGATCTCCTTGGAGCTGTGGGGCAGGGGCTGTGGATTTAtaatgttttgtttagtttttttaaattaaatccaTGATTACATTAATACCCATACAATCTAATTATAAATTAAATTATTTAATTGCTCACTATTGATGCATCCACTAGTTATTGATCATGAATATATTAATTATTATGATTGTAAATATTTACTAATTCATATGATCCATGTAAAAGATGGATATCATTGGGGATATTGATCAACTCTTGTGAAGTGTTTTTGTCGCAAGGTGTTTGATAACTATTgctcaaatagaaaaaaaaagatgtgaCTCTACGATATTTTAAGTGTGGTCCAGGCTTACTT
It includes:
- the LOC130332629 gene encoding histone H2B 1.1, whose protein sequence is MPDPAKSAPAPKKGSKKAVTKTQKKDGKKRRKTRKESYAIYVYKVLKQVHPDTGISSKAMGIMNSFVNDIFERIAGEASRLAHYNKRSTITSREIQTAVRLLLPGELAKHAVSEGTKAVTKYTSAK
- the LOC130332591 gene encoding histone H2A type 1-like, with protein sequence MSGRGKQGGKVRAKAKTRSSRAGLQFPVGRVHRLLRKGNYAERVGAGAPVYLAAVLEYLTAEILELAGNAARDNKKTRIIPRHLQLAVRNDEELNKLLGGVTIAQGGVLPNIQAVLLPKKTESSKAAKNK
- the LOC130332590 gene encoding histone H4-like, whose product is MMSYLLQFSVWSAPVLYNQDSAALSILQSTRYIEKMSGRGKGGKGLGKGGAKRHRKVLRDNIQGITKPAIRRLARRGGVKRISGLIYEETRGVLKVFLENVIRDAVTYTEHAKRKTVTAMDVVYALKRQGRTLYGFGG